From a single Nicotiana tabacum cultivar K326 chromosome 8, ASM71507v2, whole genome shotgun sequence genomic region:
- the LOC107790495 gene encoding uncharacterized protein LOC107790495 isoform X1, with protein MGSVAKILLRLMRRSPCDISTTLSANEPFLSIVSANEPFLSIVSTNEPFVDAREEVIQAWDMDDSNEDQRLPQSEPNEFVSLDKLARIIPHDYPYSSNFMFSSGPVWLFISFLQRTSLSYSK; from the exons ATTCTGTTGAGACTTATGAGAAGGAGTCCATGTGATATCTCTACCACGTTGTCCGCTAATGAGCCTTTCTTGTCCATAGTGTCCGCTAATGAGCCTTTCTTGTCCATAGTGTCCACTAATGAGCCTTTTGTG GATGCCAGGGAGGAAGTCATACAGGCATGGGACATGGATGATAGCAACGAGGACCAGAGGCTTCCCCAGAGTGAGCCGAATGAATTTGTGTCACTTGACAAACTTGCCCGTATAATTCCCCACGATTATCCTTATTCGAGCAATTTCATGTTTTCTAGTGGGCCCGTTTGGCTGTTTATTTCTTTCCTTCAAAGAACTTCCTTGAGTTACTCTAAATAA
- the LOC107790495 gene encoding uncharacterized protein LOC107790495 isoform X2: MGSVAKILLRLMRRSPCDISTTLSANEPFLSIVSANEPFLSIVSTNEPFVDAREEVIQAWDMDDSNEDQRLPQSEPNEFVSLDKLAQLGLLSW; encoded by the exons ATTCTGTTGAGACTTATGAGAAGGAGTCCATGTGATATCTCTACCACGTTGTCCGCTAATGAGCCTTTCTTGTCCATAGTGTCCGCTAATGAGCCTTTCTTGTCCATAGTGTCCACTAATGAGCCTTTTGTG GATGCCAGGGAGGAAGTCATACAGGCATGGGACATGGATGATAGCAACGAGGACCAGAGGCTTCCCCAGAGTGAGCCGAATGAATTTGTGTCACTTGACAAACTTGCCC AGCTTGGACTGCTCAGCTGGTGA
- the LOC107790495 gene encoding uncharacterized protein LOC107790495 isoform X3, with product MGSVAKILLRLMRRSPCDISTTLSANEPFLSIVSANEPFLSIVSTNEPFVDAREEVIQAWDMDDSNEDQRLPQKLGLLSW from the exons ATTCTGTTGAGACTTATGAGAAGGAGTCCATGTGATATCTCTACCACGTTGTCCGCTAATGAGCCTTTCTTGTCCATAGTGTCCGCTAATGAGCCTTTCTTGTCCATAGTGTCCACTAATGAGCCTTTTGTG GATGCCAGGGAGGAAGTCATACAGGCATGGGACATGGATGATAGCAACGAGGACCAGAGGCTTCCCCAGA AGCTTGGACTGCTCAGCTGGTGA